The DNA sequence ATGCATCCAGCTCTCGAACCTCCTACGCCTGCCAGGGTCTCCCAACAATCAGATGGTAGTAGGATGAGCACTAGCTCTTTTGCATTTCCAGTGTAAGTTCTTACTCTCTCAAATATCAAATTAAAATCTCTAGCATGTAAAGTTGTGCTGAACTGCTGATGCATCTACTTAGTACTTGTACCTCATAAGGGTGGCTCTGGCTATAGGCGAGCAAGGCTCGCGCCTACGGCCCCCTACGCTCAAAGGCCCCAAAAATTTCAACTCTTTTAAGTAAAAATTTAAGAATTTGCATACTTTATATAGATTAGGGCCCCATAAACTGATTTCGGCTAGGGCCCCCTAAATCTCAGGGCCGGCCTTGGTACCTCAACAACAAAACCATGGCACTGACTTAAATCTAACTCTACATTACAGATTTGGAGGTGAAACGCCTGCAAAGACTCCTGTTCAGAAGCCACAGGCGCAGCCAGAAGCCCCTGAAGAACCCGAAAACCCCGCTAAGACTGGATGGTTCCCCTGCTCCTGTTCCTACTCATGTTGTTGGTGGCCTTTTCCTTTAAGTTGCTGCAGATGACGCAAAGAGAGATTCAAAATTTGCAGCTCAAATTTACCGTCTTTGCATGTTGTGATCATAGTCTAGCTAATTTTATCAAATATATTTTGTAACCCTAAATCTCTTGATAAGATTACTAGAACATGATTGAATTTCCTTTGATACAAGATTGATTTTAACTATTAATATCATCTCAGATTTTTAAGTTCACCTTGCAGTCATTTATAGTATTCATCTCCTCTTCCCCAGATTGCATGTCATATTATGACTTTTTCCAGATTAATTTGCCAAACTATGAATGCCTCTACAAACAAAATCATTACAGTCTGTGCATGTAAGCTCAGGTGGTAAATGCTTATATACTGTTGTTCCGGTGTTCGATTCTCGTTCATCCCAAAATTTTCGAGAACATATACTCATTTGCAAAGCATACAAGAAAATCGTTACAATCTCTACATGTACTGTCATATTCTTGGCAAGAGCCAAGAAGCACCATTATTGGAAAACTCCAGTTAAACATGAACAAGAACTATCCATATGCTTACTACAAATTAAGTAAGAAATCTTGTCACATAAAGGTGTGGATTAAAATAAGTAAAGCTGTCTAGCTGCTAAATACTTAATTTGTGTGTCCTCTTCTGCACTAGAATAATACTGTGGGAAACGAGGATTATTTAAAGTAACGGAAATATCAAGCTATTATTGCTAACCATTTATCCGCGATAATATCTCAAATGAGCCGCCATTTTTATCATGGTACTTCCTCCGGGCTAGAATGTTGTCTTAgcttattaaaaataatatttatttaggacgtgaaataaaagaatactaaaatttagagttgattttggtacatattttaacctgttttaaaatttttttatcaaaaatatctttattttcaaatttattattaaaaatacgGTAAAAACTGCATATGAGTTTTAAGTTGTACGAAATTGCATATGAGATTACAGATGTTGGATTTCATTTTTCATATAAGTTTGCATCATACTCTAAGAAAATTGCAAACttgatattttttaaaaatccCAGAAGAATTAATTTTCCAATCCATTTCTTTAAAAAATACCTTTTTTAGAAACATCATAATGTTTTTTTCCTGTGTGTTTGAATGGATTACAGGCTGCCAATGCCGTATAAATATCAACTAGAAAAGGTTCGTAATtggaatattcaaaataatttctAAGGCTGTGCTTGTCAATCTTTTTGCTAAGAGCAACTTTTTGACCGACGCTTCTTCGGACAACAattttagaatttaccaaactTGACAGCAAAAAACTGTTTAACTGTCTGAAACGGTAATCAAATGGGACCTAAGTCTACAGTTCTAAAAATAtctctgattttattttgatttattttgatttttacaAAATGACAATAATAAATCAGCATCAATTTTcgaaaaaaaatataaatcatTTTCACGGAGGAGGACAATTTCAACAAAAGTGCGGGGCCCACTGCGCCAATGGGCAGCTTGTGATGGACAAGTCACGTGGCTTTCCCCACCACCATGGAAAAGATAGACCCCTTAATCCGCAGACTTGTTGAACCGGTGACCCCAGGGGTCCGGTCGTTGTTCGAGACCCGCTCCGGCGGTTAACCGAAAGACTTTGTTGGCATTCGTATTAAACGGGACATTGATcggattttataataattatttggCATTTATGGGACCTATTCCTTCTCTATACATTAATTTATTGGATATTGGGGCCCGCATATCGTGTTAACGCTAGGCAAAAGGGGTGCTGTAACTTtttaaaaaagaagaagaaaaaagagCTGTGGTAATTTGGGCGACGAGCCGGATTTCGAGCCGGACATAATTCGAGCCGAGATTAATCAAATTGAGTCGAGCCGGCTCGTTTAACTAATGGAACCTAAATCTCTGTCAaaactcgactcgtttaatttTAAAAGTCGAGTCGAACAAGATCGTTTAATTTTAAAAGTGGAGTCGAGCGCGAGCTCGCCCTACTCGAATTACAGCCCGGGGACTAACCAATCAAACCTAATTAATGATACTTAATTGTTTATATTTCAACTGGTTAAAAGTTTACAATGAGCTCAAGTTTTAATCGAGCCAAAAAATTTTATGTTTGTCGATTTATAAACTAAAAATTTATTTACGAATATATCGAAGAATACCTCGTAAATATAATTTATTCCCACAATTCTAAATTACGGTCGCACGATGTCAACGAAACAACTTTATATTCAATAATCTGATGGTGGCTAGTTTATATCCTCGTTAATACAAACTCGAAAATGAATTAATGCGTTCCAGAACGTGCGTAAACTAGTTCTATATGTCCCACTATCGAGCGACTAGATTATATGATTCGATACACAATTGAAACTgagaaattcaaaaaaaatattttattatctTATTAATCACATATTGATATCTTAATCATGATTAAGACAAATGTAATTCGAGGTAGGCGGCTCGCGAGCTCGTCTGACTTGCACTCGTTTAAGCAGACTCGACTCAGCTCGTTTAGTTAAACGTGTTGAGTTTGGTCAGAGGATCTAGCTCGTTTAATTAAAATGGGCGGCTCAACTTGACTCATGAAATTTAACGAGCTGAGTTCGGATAAAGTTTTAGACTCGATTAAGTGTAAAATTAAACGAGTCGGCTCGACTGACTCGTTATAgctcgtgaaattaaacgagtcAAGTCCGGGTAGAAATTTAAACTCGATTAGTTAAACGAGTCGGCTCGGCTCGATTAACCTCTTCTCAAATTACTCCTGGTTTGAAACCCGCCTCGCTTGGCCTAAATTACAGCTCTAATCACGACGACAAACTCAAATAATTACGAACATGTAATATAAAATAACAAAATACGTTACATAGTAAATACAGAGCAAGAAATAGTCACTTACCTAAATTACACAAATATATAATTCACATTAGAActcatatttaattattaataaccCATCAAAAATGACACATCACAAATTTGTAACTTTTCCTCAATTTGAATTATGAGCAAGATGTTCTTCGCCCTTTTGACCCTCTAAACAATGTTTTATTGTAAAACGCAAAATAAAAAAGTCGTAAAGTACGAAAAAAGAGTTTTTCAAAAAGTCCAGAATCAACAAATTATGACTTATGAtcaattttctacgaattttataAGATTTTTAATTTTTGGATATAAAAAACCGATTCACTGTGTGGTTATTAATATGGTGAAATATTTGTAATGTCTCATATCAATAAAATTTGTTTGATATTTTTATAATACCAATTAAATAACTAATGTGTATCAAGTTTACTAAGTTGACCACATATGAGATTATTTTTAGGACTGGGCATACATGAAATTTGACATGAGCCGTCATAAAATCTGTTGATCACCCAGACTTTCAAGATTTTCCGACAAAAATTACGGACCCAGTTGATTTTGATGTTGTCTATAATCTATTTGATCAGATAAAGGACTCGAGTTTCATTCTAGTTAATGCCCCGAAAGTCTTGAATCTTGATATGGTCCTTAATACCAACATGTTACAAAAATGAGAGGACATTGAAGGCCATTTCTTTCGTGGGTTGATGTATCATGAGCGTTATACGTTCATAATGGACAATCCGCTCGAGCATATGGATTAAAAGTTTATGAAATAAGTGTTTTCAGATAATATGTGGTGGATGATTAAACTTATATCTGATTGTTATAATAAAATTGATTTTGCTTGAAGTCAACGTAATGTATTTAAATTGTGTATGCAAGTTCTTATTTAATACTAGCAAATACATATTTTGATTTATCACAAGGGCTTATTCAGTAGGTTTGTACGAGTGTTTTCCAACCATTGTATAATTTTCCCGAGGTCTAATACAATTTTTTACTTAAAAAAAACTTATGACATGTTTGATGCTTGTAAAGTTTTGAAAAATTAATAATGAAACTTTTATCTTTTTTTATGATAAAAACCCGTGAacaaaattttatatataattttattgacCTATTTTTTTCTTATtgttataatttttaaatatagttacacatttttaaaatttgaagataaaaaaattaataattaaatcaacaTAATTGTTTCAAATGATAACCCGCTGAGATCGGTGAACAAAATGATATACGGTTTCCATTTTATTGGCAATTTTAACATTGAACCCCttaaaaatatcataaaaaaacTTGTTGTTATATCAAGattatcattctgaaattttgTGGATTTCAAGTTAAAATCATAAATATAATTCTTGATCCAAAATTATGAGAAATACACTGTCACATGTGTCTTGTAGTACTTACCATTTACAAAAGTTGAGGACGATAATGAATCCGGTATGAAGTTAAAAAAACAGAAGGATCTTGATTCGTTTACAAATATGTTTCTTCTTTAATATAAAATGAAATTTTGTACTCAACATTCATAATTTAGAAATTTGTATTTTATAACATGTTTCactttttattaaaatatctATAAATATAATTGTATGTCATGGATAACTGCAAATATAAGTTTTTAATTTCATCATACTTGGCTTTCCCGTTCAATTTGCATGATTAGAATATATAAATTGATGAAGTAtataaaaaaagagaaaaaatatattttattataatatgacGTGTTCTCGATTAAAATAGGAAATATGCATTAAAATAGGAAATATGCTTATATAACTAACAACTAACAATATTAAAAGAAAATATTATAACAAGAAAATTATTACAATAATGAAATTACTCAATTATAACAATATTGTATATGTTAACAGAAATTTCTATCATAATAAAATCATTTTGATTTTTCATCTCAGGTTCAAAATGATAGTTATTTTGATGAGTGCTTAAGAGCCCGTGACTCGCACAGACAATTATGCTAATATTAAAAGTAAAACGACAAAACTTAATTGTAATTAATTTAAACGAATATCAACTAAATAACAACTCTAACATGATATTACATAATAAGTGCATTTAATCTGAATTGTGCAACTATTTTACGTTATTTTTTATGTTGCAAGTTTAATTACAAATTTACATAACGTAATTTCacaaatatttttcaaaatttaagtTGAAAACATGGTTGCAAATTACAAATCGGTTCCAAAACcaatattttcaaatatttattaaaaatgataatatttttctaaaaacctTTTAAAAATTTGATATGTATGAAAAACCCCAAGATAATAATTAAATCCATttctttattattattaaaattaattaataaataaattaattttatttaattttagaaacacaaaataaataaataaataaattagaaaatggTAGAAGAGGAGGAGAGAGAAGAAAAAGGAAAGACAAGAAACAAAGAACAACAAGAACGCGTTTTCACAAAGAACAATCACTGTTGAGTCTTCCTTCTCTCTCTTCCCTCACCACTTTCTCTCTCTACCCATCTTTACAATCACCACCAAAATTAGGGCTTGGGTTTGGGGTTTTTCAGCAAACCAAGCTCAATAAACACTCAAAATCTCGTCAAGATTCAATCTTTTTTATATTTTCTTGGACCCTTTAAGGGTTTGAATAATGGGTCATTTCAAATTCTACAGCCCTCACAAACCCTTCAAGTTCTTGATTTTCTTTTGGGTTTTTGCTTCAGTTTTCGGGTCGGAGCTCTCTGGACCCGATTCGGATAAATCAGCTTTGTTGGAGATGAAAGCCTCTGTTTCTGACCCTACTGGAATGCTGTCCAGCTGGCAATCAACAAGTGTTAATCACTGTTCTTGGTTTGGTGTTAGCTGTGATGCTAATTCTAGGGTTTTGGCTGTTAATGTTACTGGCGGTGGAGGTAATTCTGGTTCTTTTTCTTGTGATAAGTATGTTAAGTTTTCGATATATGGTTTCGGGATTAGAAGGGTTTGTAGTGGTAATAGTGTTGTTTTAAGTGGTAAGATTTCACCTGGTGTTGTTAAGTTAAGTGAGCTTAGGGTTTTGTCATTGCCTTTTAATGGGTTGAGTGGCGAAATTCCGGGGGGAATTTGGGGGATGGAGAAACTCGAGGTTCTTGATCTCGAGGGGAATTCGATTGGAGGGGTTTTGCCTAGTGAGATTAAAGGGTTGAGGAATTTGAGGGTTCTTAATTTGGGGTTTAATGAAATTGTAGGGGAGATTCCGAGTTCGTTGTCGGGTTGTGGAGATTTACAAGTGTTGAATTTGGCAGGGAATCAGTTGAATGGGACAATTCCGGTGTTTTTGGGAAAGTTTGGGGATTTGAGAGGGGTTTATTTGTCGTTTAATAGGCTTAGTGGACAGATTCCTCCTGAGATTGGATTTAGCTGTCGGAAACTTGAGCATTTGGAGCTTGCGAGTAATTATCTTGTCGGAGGGATACCTAGCAGTTTGGGTAATTGTAGCATGCTGCAGTCACTTTTGCTATATTCGAATATTCTAGAAGAGGTAATTCCTATGGAACTTGGACAATTAAGTAAGCTTCAAGTTTTGGATGTTTCAAGGAATAGTTTGAGTGGAATGATACCCCCTGAACTTGGAAAGTGTTCTGAGTTATCTGTTGTAGTGTTCTCAAACTTGTGGGATCCTCTTAGTGGCGGTGCTGAGTCAGAATCTGATTTGTCGCCGACCTCTGGTCATATGGAATTTAACTTTTTTCAAGGAACAATTCCCACAGGACTTGTTACTCTTCCGAAGCTCAAGGTATTATGGGCACCAAGAGCCACTTTGGAAGGAAAACTTCCCAGTGATTGGGGTACTTGCAACAGCCTGGAAATGGTGAATTTGGCCGAAAATTATTTCATGGGAGAAATTCCTGTTGGTCTAACCAGATGCAAGGGCTTGTACTTTCTTGATTTGAGTTCAAATAGGCTGACAGGGGGCCTTGTCGGGAGTCTTCAAGTTCCTTGTATGACCCTGTTCGATGTCAGCAGTAATTTTCTGTCTGGTTCTATGCCCTTGTTCAATTCTAGTGCCTGTCCTCTTATTCCTTCAATAAGCCATAAGCCTTTTGAACCCTACACTCCCTCAACCGCATATGTTTCATTTTTCGCATATGGAGCTCGAAATGCAACTTCATTCCCATCATTTGGAGATGTTGGTAATCTTGCAATCTTGCACAACTTCGGTGGCAACAACTTTACTGGTGGATTCTCTTCGGTACCAATTTCGCAAGAGAGATTAGGTTCACATACTGTTTATGCATTTCTAGCTGGCCAAAACAAGATGAGTGGACCAATTCCGGGGGGATTATTTGGGAAGTGTGAAATGTTGAAGGGCTTTATTGTTAATGTCAGTGGAAATGAATTATCTGGTCAATTTCCTCCACAAATTGGTTCAATGTGCAGGTCTCTCATACATTTGGATACCTCTAGAAATCAGATTGCCGGAGCAATTCCTAATTTTGGAGGTTTGGTTTCTCTTGTTGCTTTAAATTTGAGTTGGAATCGGCTACAAGGTGCGGTTCCTGCCAGTCTTGGTCAGATCAGTAATCTTAAATCTATTTCTTTAGCCGGCAATAACCTTACTGGCCCTGTACCTGCGAGCTTATGGAAGCTGCAGTGTTTAGAAGTGCTTGATGTTTCTTCGAACTCTCTCTCTGGGGAGATTCCAGACACTGTTGTGCATTTGACCAACCTCACCACTCTGCTGCTTAACAACAATAAATTCTCTGGTCAGCTTCCCCCTGGTTTGGCAAATGTGACTACACTTTCAGTGTTTAACGTGTCTTTTAATAACCTATCCGGGCCGGTCCCCTTAAATAGTAACTCAATTAAATGTAATGATCTCGTTGGGAACCCATATCTGCAGCCCTGCCGTGTGTACTCTTTGTCAGGATCATCTTCAGATCAACAAGGAGGAAATTTCGAAAATGATGCTGCTTCCCCTTCTGTGAGCGAAAGCAGCAAAAAGAGTAGCAATAATGGTTTCAATTCGATCGAGATTGCATCCATAACATCTGCATCAGCTATTGTATCAGTTCTGCTTGCTCTAATTGTCCTGTTCTTTTACACCCGAAAGTGGCATCCAAAGTCCAGGGTTGGTGGGTCTATCAGAAAGGAAGTTACTGTATTCACTGATATAGGGGTTCCTTTGTCCTTTGAAAATGTAGTGCGGGCCACAGGAAGTTTTAATGCAAGTAATTGCATAGGGAATGGAGGTTTTGGAGCAACCTACAAAGCTGAAATTTCCCCGGGCGTCTTGGTGGCTATAAAACGGCTTTCAGTTGGACGGTTCCAAGGAGTCCAGCAGTTTGATGCAGAAATCAAAACACTAGGCAGATTGCGCCATCCTAATCTCGTTACCCTAATTGGCTATCATGCAAGTGAGACAGAGATGTTTCTGATTTACAATTATTTACCTGGAGGTAATTTGGAGAAATTTATTCAGGAAAGATCTACAAGAGCAGTGGATTGGAGGATACTTCACAAGATTGCTTTGGACATAGCACGAGCGTTGGCGTATCTGCATGATCAATGTGTGCCACGTGTTCTACATCGTGATGTCAAGCCTAGCAATATATTGTTGGATGAAGACTTCAATGCTTATTTGTCTGACTTTGGATTAGCTAGACTCCTTGGAACATCAGAGACCCATGCTACTACTGGCGTTGCTGGGACTTTCGGATATGTAGCTCCTGAATATGCAATGACTTGTCGTGTTTCTGACAAGGCTGATGTCTATAGTTATGGAGTGGTGCTACTTGAGTTAATTTCGGACAAAAAAGCCTTAGATCCCTCATTTTCTTCATATGGTAATGGTTTCAACATTGTTGCTTGGGCATGTATGCTTTTGCGGCAAGGACGTGCCAAAGAATTCTTCACAGCAGGATTATGGGATGCAGGTCCGCATGATGATCTGGTTGAAGTGTTACACCTGGCAGTTGTATGCACTGTCGAAACTTTGTCTACGAGGCCAACTATGAAGCAAGTTGTTCGGCGGCTGAAGCAACTTCAACCGGCGTCATGTTAGCAAGATAGGAGCAACCAGCTGATGACATAGTGATTAGTAGGATCTAAGCACAGCCAGCAACTGTAtgttttaaatattaatataatcaGCTGATGGGCATATGTGAAGCAATTGTGTAggctttttatttatttatttttttggttAATGAATGTTTGAAATATTGAAATAATCATGTAGAGTTGTATTGTTTCATAATATCAGATTTAACTTGATCCGCAGTTATAGATTGTCCAACAAGCATATTACTTTTGTGCTTTTTTTTTTGGTTCGTAGTTAGCTTGTGTTGTGAATAGCTTGGATTGATCATGATTGTGTCTTGGCTTGATTCGCCTCCAAATCAGTTGTACTAGCTTTTGGTTTTTGTAGGGGCATCTCACTGATTTGGAATCAGTCAAATACTGATATCTAGCTTCAGTTCTCTACTGATTAATGGAAGAAACAGCCGGGGATGCTTTATTTTTGGTAAATTTGTTTGGATTATTACTATTTCTGGTAAATTTTTTGATTCAGTTTAGCACTCCTTGTGAATTCGCAGTGTTTGTGCATCCAGCTGTACAATATTTATCTGGAGTTGCCCCTTTTTATGCGTCGCAAGAGGATCATGAACAAGCTAATGGCCTACCGGTAAGTGTTTACCTGTAAACTAAAAAAATGGATGCCAATTTAAGTTTGTCTAATGATATGGATATTGTGTAGAAGAGTAGAAAGAACAAAaaaaacccccaaaattttcagcCAGAACATGTCAGTGATGTTGTAGATATGCTAACTTCATCTTTGCTGGGCCTTTTAAGTCCACCAACGTGCTGGAAATGATACTTGAAGCAATATGAGTTCTTGAAATAGAGCTATCTTAATAGCAACAGGGCCTTGCACTTTTTTTTTCCAGGGCATACACATTAAGCACCTAAAATTTACAGGTGTGACTCATTTTAATTGGCTTTGaatttttaatgatgattggcTTTTGCTTTTACAAAGTCTACACTATTCAAAATGAaccaaatttataaattttagtcattGATAAATACTTTCTCTGTTCCTTTTTAGTTGTCAAATTTGATTTTCGAGTGGTCAAATTAACCAAATTTTAACGgaagtttattaatatttttataattgaataaaataaaaaaaattagataattgaaaaaaatattcaatctactttaatatataatttttagttttttacCGGCGGTGGAGGTAATTCTGGTTCTTTTTCTTGTAATAAGTATGCTAAGTTTTTGATATATGGTTTCGGGATTAGAAGGGCTTGTAGTGGTAATAGTGTTGTGTTAAGTGGTAAGATTTCACCTGGCGTTGTTAAGTTAAGTGAGCTTAGGGAATGGCCTTTTAATGGGTTGAGTGGCGAAATTCCGGGGGGAATTTGGGGGATGGAGAAACTCGAGGTTCTTGATCTCGAGGGGAATTCGATTGGAGGGGTTTTTCCTAGTGATATTAAAGGGTTGAGGAATTTGAGGGTTCTTAATTTGGGGTTTAATGAGATTGTAGGGGAGATTCCGAGTTCGTTGTCGGGTTGTGGGGGATTACAAGTGTTGAATTTGGCAGGGAATCAGTTGAATGGGACAATTCCGGTGTTTTTGGGAAAGTTTGGGAATTTGAGAGGGGTTTATTTGTCGTTTAATAGGCTTAGTGGACAGATTCCTCCTGATATTGGATTTAGCTGTCGGAAACTTGAGCATTTGAATAGTTGGTACATTATTTATCTCGCTGAATGGAAATTATACTTGCATGCTCTGCAATTAAAGAGTTCAGCTCAACACTATGTATTCAGTTCTGGTATATTACAGTATATTTCATCTAAGCTAAACGCACACAGGAACTCAAGAAACACCATACCATACGTTTCTTCTGCTACCTTAAATTATCTCCATTCCTGTGCATAATAGTCATCGTCTTACTGTGTATTTCTCAGTCATTCCTCGGAAACTTCCAGGCAGTGCTAGATGTAGATGGTCAAGAACTACAAGCCGGTGCAAAGTACAAGATGTACAGGCGGTGGAGGAAATGGCGGTGGCCTTGGCCACTAGACGGGACAGACCCTTTTTATGCGTCGCAAGAGGATCATGAACAAGCTAATGGCCTACCGGTAAGTGTTTACCTGTAAACTAAAAAAATGGATGCCAATTTAAGTTTGTCTAATGATATGGATATTGTGTAGAAGAGTAGAAAGAACAAAaaaaacccccaaaattttcagcCAGAACATGTCAGTGATGTTGTAGATATGCTAACTTCATCTTTGCTGGGCCTTTTAAGTCCACCAACGTGCTGGAAATGATACTTGAATCAATGAGTTCTTAAACCAGAGCTATCTTAATAGCAACAGGGCCTTGCACTTTTTTTTTTCTGGGCATACACATTAAGCACCTAAAATTTATAGATGTGACTCATTTTAATTGGCTTATAATTTTTAATGATGATTGTCTCATGCTCTTACAAATTCTACATTA is a window from the Apium graveolens cultivar Ventura unplaced genomic scaffold, ASM990537v1 ctg3113, whole genome shotgun sequence genome containing:
- the LOC141700945 gene encoding LRR receptor-like serine/threonine-protein kinase RPK2, with amino-acid sequence MGHFKFYSPHKPFKFLIFFWVFASVFGSELSGPDSDKSALLEMKASVSDPTGMLSSWQSTSVNHCSWFGVSCDANSRVLAVNVTGGGGNSGSFSCDKYVKFSIYGFGIRRVCSGNSVVLSGKISPGVVKLSELRVLSLPFNGLSGEIPGGIWGMEKLEVLDLEGNSIGGVLPSEIKGLRNLRVLNLGFNEIVGEIPSSLSGCGDLQVLNLAGNQLNGTIPVFLGKFGDLRGVYLSFNRLSGQIPPEIGFSCRKLEHLELASNYLVGGIPSSLGNCSMLQSLLLYSNILEEVIPMELGQLSKLQVLDVSRNSLSGMIPPELGKCSELSVVVFSNLWDPLSGGAESESDLSPTSGHMEFNFFQGTIPTGLVTLPKLKVLWAPRATLEGKLPSDWGTCNSLEMVNLAENYFMGEIPVGLTRCKGLYFLDLSSNRLTGGLVGSLQVPCMTLFDVSSNFLSGSMPLFNSSACPLIPSISHKPFEPYTPSTAYVSFFAYGARNATSFPSFGDVGNLAILHNFGGNNFTGGFSSVPISQERLGSHTVYAFLAGQNKMSGPIPGGLFGKCEMLKGFIVNVSGNELSGQFPPQIGSMCRSLIHLDTSRNQIAGAIPNFGGLVSLVALNLSWNRLQGAVPASLGQISNLKSISLAGNNLTGPVPASLWKLQCLEVLDVSSNSLSGEIPDTVVHLTNLTTLLLNNNKFSGQLPPGLANVTTLSVFNVSFNNLSGPVPLNSNSIKCNDLVGNPYLQPCRVYSLSGSSSDQQGGNFENDAASPSVSESSKKSSNNGFNSIEIASITSASAIVSVLLALIVLFFYTRKWHPKSRVGGSIRKEVTVFTDIGVPLSFENVVRATGSFNASNCIGNGGFGATYKAEISPGVLVAIKRLSVGRFQGVQQFDAEIKTLGRLRHPNLVTLIGYHASETEMFLIYNYLPGGNLEKFIQERSTRAVDWRILHKIALDIARALAYLHDQCVPRVLHRDVKPSNILLDEDFNAYLSDFGLARLLGTSETHATTGVAGTFGYVAPEYAMTCRVSDKADVYSYGVVLLELISDKKALDPSFSSYGNGFNIVAWACMLLRQGRAKEFFTAGLWDAGPHDDLVEVLHLAVVCTVETLSTRPTMKQVVRRLKQLQPASC